From the Rhodoferax sp. WC2427 genome, one window contains:
- the groL gene encoding chaperonin GroEL (60 kDa chaperone family; promotes refolding of misfolded polypeptides especially under stressful conditions; forms two stacked rings of heptamers to form a barrel-shaped 14mer; ends can be capped by GroES; misfolded proteins enter the barrel where they are refolded when GroES binds): protein MAAKDVVFGGEARARMVEGVNILANAVKVTLGPKGRNVVLERSFGAPTVTKDGVSVAKEIELKDKLQNMGAQMVKEVASKTSDLAGDGTTTATVLAQAIIREGMKYVAAGMNPMDLKRGIDKAVTALVAELKKASKATTTSKEIAQVGSISANSDESIGKIIADAMDKVGKEGVITVEDGKSLESELDVVEGMQFDRGYLSPYFINNPEKQAALLDNPFVLLFDKKISNIRELLPTLEQVAKSGRPLLIIAEEVDGEALATLVVNTIRGILKVVAVKAPGFGDRRKAMLEDIAILTGGKVIAEEVGLTLEKVTLADLGQAKRIEVGKENTTIIDGAGAAADIEARVKQVRVQIEEASSDYDREKLQERVAKLAGGVAVIKVGATTEIEMKEKKARVEDALHATRAAVEEGIVAGGGVALLRAKQAAGKIEGANADQDAGIKLVLKAIEAPLREIVYNAGEEASVVVAAVLAGSGNYGYNAANGTYGDMIEMGILDPTKVTRTALQNAASVASLMLTTEAMIAESPKDEAGAGGMGGGMGGGMGGMGDMGM from the coding sequence ATGGCAGCAAAAGACGTAGTTTTCGGCGGCGAAGCCCGCGCACGCATGGTTGAAGGCGTGAACATTTTGGCTAACGCAGTCAAGGTGACCCTGGGCCCTAAAGGCCGTAACGTGGTTCTGGAGCGCTCGTTTGGCGCCCCCACCGTGACCAAGGACGGTGTGTCCGTGGCCAAGGAAATCGAACTCAAAGACAAGCTGCAAAACATGGGTGCGCAGATGGTCAAGGAAGTAGCTTCCAAGACCTCCGACCTGGCTGGTGACGGCACCACCACCGCGACCGTGCTGGCCCAGGCCATCATCCGCGAAGGCATGAAGTACGTGGCCGCCGGCATGAACCCGATGGATCTGAAGCGCGGCATCGACAAGGCAGTGACTGCTTTGGTCGCCGAGCTGAAGAAGGCTTCCAAGGCCACCACCACCTCCAAGGAAATCGCCCAAGTCGGCTCCATTTCCGCCAACTCCGATGAATCCATCGGCAAGATCATTGCTGACGCGATGGACAAGGTTGGCAAAGAAGGCGTGATCACCGTGGAAGACGGCAAGTCGCTGGAATCCGAACTGGATGTCGTCGAAGGCATGCAATTCGACCGTGGCTACCTGTCGCCCTACTTCATCAACAACCCAGAAAAGCAAGCCGCTTTGCTGGACAACCCGTTTGTTCTGTTGTTCGACAAGAAGATCAGCAACATCCGCGAACTCCTGCCTACCCTGGAACAAGTTGCCAAGTCCGGCCGTCCTCTGCTGATCATCGCTGAAGAAGTCGATGGCGAAGCGCTGGCGACCCTGGTGGTCAACACCATCCGCGGCATCCTGAAGGTTGTGGCTGTGAAGGCTCCTGGCTTCGGCGACCGCCGCAAGGCCATGCTGGAAGACATCGCCATCCTGACCGGCGGCAAGGTTATCGCTGAAGAAGTCGGCCTGACCCTGGAAAAGGTCACCCTGGCCGATCTGGGCCAAGCCAAGCGCATCGAAGTGGGCAAAGAAAACACCACCATCATTGATGGCGCTGGTGCTGCTGCCGACATCGAAGCCCGCGTCAAGCAAGTTCGCGTGCAAATCGAAGAAGCTTCCAGCGACTACGACCGCGAAAAGCTGCAAGAGCGCGTGGCCAAGCTGGCTGGCGGCGTGGCCGTGATCAAGGTGGGCGCTACCACCGAGATCGAAATGAAGGAAAAGAAGGCCCGCGTGGAAGACGCCCTGCACGCTACCCGCGCTGCTGTGGAAGAAGGCATTGTGGCTGGTGGCGGCGTAGCTCTGCTGCGCGCCAAGCAAGCGGCTGGCAAGATCGAAGGCGCTAACGCCGACCAAGACGCCGGCATCAAGCTGGTGTTGAAGGCCATCGAAGCGCCTCTGCGCGAAATCGTCTACAACGCAGGCGAAGAAGCTTCTGTGGTGGTGGCAGCTGTGTTGGCCGGTTCGGGCAACTACGGCTACAACGCGGCCAACGGCACCTACGGCGACATGATCGAAATGGGTATTCTGGACCCAACCAAGGTGACCCGTACTGCACTGCAAAACGCGGCCTCCGTGGCATCGTTGATGCTGACGACCGAAGCCATGATCGCTGAGTCTCCAAAAGACGAAGCTGGTGCTGGCGGCATGGGCGGCGGCATGGGTGGTGGCATGGGCGGCATGGGCGACATGGGCATGTAA
- a CDS encoding isochorismatase family protein, giving the protein MQTCLILIDAQESFRQRPYFTPATLPGYLAKQNALIDGCVARGIPVVRIFHVDGPKTADNAFAVESGHIQPIAGLAGFEPAATFTKSRHSALVGTGLDVWLTQHGIRRLIVSGIRTEQCCETTTRHASDLGWTVDYCLEATLTWDMQHLDGTVLPAADIMARTAAVLTQRFARICTVEQALAGAAA; this is encoded by the coding sequence ATGCAAACCTGTCTGATTTTGATCGATGCCCAAGAATCCTTTCGGCAACGCCCCTACTTCACCCCGGCCACGCTGCCCGGCTACCTGGCGAAACAAAACGCGCTGATCGACGGCTGCGTGGCGCGGGGCATTCCGGTCGTGCGCATCTTCCACGTCGATGGCCCCAAGACGGCCGACAACGCGTTTGCGGTCGAGTCCGGCCACATCCAGCCCATCGCGGGGCTGGCCGGGTTCGAACCTGCCGCCACGTTCACCAAAAGCCGCCACAGTGCGCTGGTCGGCACCGGGCTGGACGTGTGGCTGACCCAGCACGGCATCCGCCGCCTGATCGTCAGCGGCATCCGCACCGAGCAATGCTGCGAAACCACCACCCGCCACGCTTCCGACCTGGGCTGGACGGTGGACTACTGCCTGGAAGCCACGCTGACCTGGGACATGCAGCACCTGGACGGCACGGTACTGCCCGCCGCCGACATCATGGCCCGCACCGCCGCCGTCCTCACCCAGCGCTTCGCCCGCATCTGCACGGTGGAGCAAGCCCTGGCCGGAGCCGCCGCATGA
- a CDS encoding DJ-1/PfpI family protein, with translation MTHQVAILVFDDVEALDFAGPYEVFTTASRVHGRSHPHDPPLFATQCVARHADSISARAGLRIVPDSTFAACTTTDVLVVPGGVVDAAIACEHTLAWIAATAATATTVAAVCTGAFLLARSGVLTHGPVTTHWEDVDDLQRMFPALQVQTGKRWVQNDDRGHITTSAGISAGIDMCLHLVAKLAGHELAARTARQMDYAWQPQP, from the coding sequence ATGACACACCAAGTTGCCATCCTGGTCTTCGACGACGTGGAAGCGCTGGACTTTGCCGGGCCGTACGAAGTGTTCACCACCGCCAGCCGCGTGCATGGCCGCAGCCACCCCCACGACCCACCGCTGTTTGCTACACAATGCGTAGCGCGTCACGCTGATTCCATAAGCGCAAGGGCCGGATTACGCATTGTTCCTGACAGCACGTTTGCAGCCTGCACCACCACCGATGTGCTGGTCGTCCCCGGCGGTGTGGTCGATGCCGCCATAGCCTGCGAACACACCCTCGCCTGGATTGCCGCCACCGCCGCCACCGCCACCACCGTGGCCGCCGTCTGCACCGGCGCATTCCTGCTGGCGCGCAGCGGCGTGCTCACCCACGGCCCAGTCACCACGCACTGGGAAGACGTAGACGACCTGCAGCGCATGTTCCCGGCCCTGCAGGTGCAGACCGGCAAGCGCTGGGTGCAAAACGATGACCGGGGCCACATCACCACCTCGGCGGGTATCAGCGCGGGCATTGACATGTGCCTGCACCTGGTCGCCAAGTTGGCGGGCCACGAACTGGCCGCCCGCACGGCCCGGCAAATGGACTACGCATGGCAGCCCCAGCCCTGA
- a CDS encoding GlxA family transcriptional regulator has protein sequence MAAPALIQVHFVLLPNSLILDWAGPAEALRIANQCLLAQGQPERFALQFVGPDGSTATSVGAQLTGLQPLPTALTARPATPHWVVLVGLPGETIAVDNAPARAVLHWLRGLRLVTHQLELVTVCAGTLLAAHAGLLKGRRVTTHHQHLDELRAVEPQCEVVANRVFVEDAPVYSSAGVTTGIDLVLQRIADTCGEPIAAQVAQTMVVALRRGPHDPELSPFLSYRNHLHPALHRVQDAVSLDPRAGWTVPRMADMAHTSPRHLTRLFMEYAQIAPLQYLRRIRLAVAQTALQSGHNVNHAAELAGFSSDTQLRRAWHQLGLPGAPSQARQR, from the coding sequence ATGGCAGCCCCAGCCCTGATCCAAGTTCATTTCGTGCTGCTGCCCAACAGCCTGATCCTCGACTGGGCAGGCCCGGCGGAAGCCCTGCGCATCGCCAACCAATGCCTGCTGGCGCAGGGCCAGCCGGAGCGTTTTGCGCTGCAATTTGTCGGGCCGGATGGCAGCACCGCCACCTCGGTCGGCGCGCAGCTCACCGGGCTGCAGCCCCTGCCCACCGCGCTGACCGCCCGCCCCGCCACGCCGCACTGGGTGGTATTGGTTGGCCTGCCCGGCGAAACAATAGCGGTCGACAACGCCCCGGCCCGCGCCGTGCTGCACTGGCTGCGCGGCCTGCGCCTGGTCACCCACCAACTGGAGCTGGTGACGGTGTGCGCGGGCACCCTGCTGGCGGCGCACGCCGGGCTGCTCAAGGGCCGCCGCGTCACCACCCACCACCAGCACCTGGATGAGCTGCGCGCCGTGGAGCCGCAGTGCGAGGTGGTGGCCAACCGGGTGTTTGTGGAAGACGCACCGGTCTACAGCAGCGCGGGCGTGACCACCGGCATCGACCTGGTGCTGCAACGCATTGCCGACACCTGCGGCGAACCCATCGCGGCGCAGGTCGCCCAGACCATGGTGGTGGCGCTGCGGCGCGGCCCGCACGACCCCGAGCTGTCGCCGTTTTTAAGCTACCGCAACCACCTGCACCCCGCCCTGCACCGGGTGCAGGATGCCGTCAGCCTGGACCCACGGGCGGGCTGGACGGTGCCACGCATGGCCGACATGGCCCACACTTCACCGCGCCACCTGACCCGCTTGTTCATGGAATACGCGCAAATTGCACCCTTGCAGTACCTGCGCCGCATCCGCCTGGCGGTGGCGCAGACGGCGCTGCAGTCGGGCCACAACGTCAACCACGCCGCAGAACTGGCGGGTTTCAGCTCCGATACCCAATTGCGCCGCGCCTGGCACCAATTGGGCTTGCCAGGGGCACCGTCGCAGGCCCGGCAACGCTGA
- a CDS encoding GntR family transcriptional regulator, protein MNNPTTPARDAAALALPKGAAASGILAKLRLDATTSEPYYQQLKRQIQNLIHGGDISTGSNLPSERVLAEALGVSRTTIKRCYNDLRHARLLSTHGRGGTQVQAAQKDYHPMGKLKGFADDMRERGLAASTQLVTHDVVQDRMIASIFGRPSVNKFAKLVRIRLADGQPLAREVAWYDLALAPPMAEWDTRGSVYTFLQERCGLTLTTAEQTIEAVMSSEAEAKAFQYAAPSPCLLLKRKSFSSDNKLVEYVESTYRGEAYAYRLNLAG, encoded by the coding sequence GTGAACAACCCGACGACACCCGCACGCGATGCCGCCGCCCTGGCCCTTCCCAAAGGTGCCGCTGCCAGCGGCATTCTGGCCAAACTCCGCCTGGACGCCACCACCTCGGAACCCTACTACCAGCAGCTCAAACGTCAGATCCAGAACCTGATCCACGGCGGCGACATTTCCACGGGCAGCAACCTGCCGTCCGAACGGGTGCTGGCCGAAGCGCTGGGCGTGAGCCGCACCACCATCAAACGCTGCTACAACGACCTGCGCCACGCGCGCCTGCTCAGCACCCATGGCCGGGGTGGCACCCAGGTACAGGCAGCGCAAAAAGACTACCACCCGATGGGCAAACTCAAAGGCTTCGCCGACGATATGCGCGAACGGGGCCTGGCCGCCAGCACCCAGTTGGTGACCCACGACGTGGTGCAGGACCGCATGATTGCGTCCATCTTCGGGCGGCCCTCGGTGAACAAGTTTGCCAAGCTGGTGCGCATCCGCCTGGCCGACGGCCAACCCCTGGCCCGCGAAGTGGCCTGGTATGACCTGGCCCTGGCCCCGCCCATGGCCGAATGGGATACCCGCGGCTCGGTCTACACCTTCCTGCAAGAGCGCTGCGGCCTGACCCTGACCACCGCCGAGCAAACTATCGAAGCGGTGATGAGCAGCGAAGCCGAAGCCAAGGCCTTCCAGTACGCCGCACCCTCGCCTTGCCTGCTGCTCAAACGCAAGTCTTTCAGCAGCGACAACAAGCTGGTCGAGTATGTGGAGAGCACCTACCGGGGCGAGGCCTACGCCTACCGCCTGAACCTGGCGGGTTAA
- the pgi gene encoding glucose-6-phosphate isomerase, protein MDALHRPRCDTVPAWAQLQAQYAASGAALDLRTAFAADPGRFAAFSQDAPHVFADLSKNRIDAATQSLLFDLARQTGVEVLRDAMFSGAKINTTEDRAVMHFLLRKSAPTPANPAQAAIKNDFSEVHATLDAMLAFAETTRADAAITDVVNIGIGGSDLGPLMATLALDAFATPTKRMHFVSNVDGHELAALLPRLKPDSTLFLIASKTFTTTETMTNARSAKAWFEAQGGVDTARHFAALTTNVAAANAFGISTTFGFWDWVGGRYSVWSAIGLPVAIAIGAAHFRDFLAGAEAMDEHFRTAPLEQNLPMRLGLLDVWYRNFHGFTSRSIAPYHSALRRLPAYLQQLDMESNGKQVDMQGQKLPFGTSCVLWGEPGTNGQHAYFQMLHQGTDVVPVEFIAVKKARHSLPGHHNTLLSNVVAQAQALMVGKVDAGGHRNFPGNRPSTFLLLDDLTPASLGALIALQEHRVFVSGALWGINSFDQWGVELGKVLAKDIEPRLQSGDVSGLDGSTAGLLAKLRS, encoded by the coding sequence ATGGACGCACTCCACCGCCCCCGTTGTGACACCGTGCCCGCCTGGGCGCAACTGCAAGCCCAGTACGCTGCCAGTGGTGCGGCGCTGGACTTGCGCACCGCCTTTGCCGCCGACCCGGGTCGCTTTGCCGCCTTCAGCCAGGACGCGCCCCACGTGTTCGCCGACCTGTCGAAGAACCGTATCGACGCGGCCACGCAGAGCCTGCTGTTCGACCTGGCCCGCCAGACCGGCGTGGAAGTGCTGCGCGACGCCATGTTTTCCGGTGCCAAGATCAACACCACCGAAGACCGGGCGGTGATGCATTTCTTGTTAAGAAAAAGTGCTCCCACGCCCGCCAATCCAGCGCAAGCAGCTATCAAAAATGATTTTTCCGAGGTGCACGCTACCTTGGACGCGATGCTGGCCTTTGCCGAAACCACGCGGGCCGACGCGGCCATCACCGACGTGGTCAACATCGGTATTGGCGGCTCCGACCTGGGCCCGCTGATGGCCACGCTGGCGTTGGATGCGTTTGCCACGCCCACCAAGCGCATGCACTTTGTGTCGAATGTGGACGGCCACGAACTGGCTGCGCTGCTGCCGCGCCTCAAGCCCGACAGCACGCTGTTTTTAATCGCCTCCAAGACCTTCACCACCACCGAGACCATGACCAACGCCCGCTCGGCCAAGGCCTGGTTCGAGGCGCAGGGTGGCGTTGATACGGCGCGCCACTTTGCCGCACTCACCACCAATGTGGCGGCGGCCAACGCGTTCGGCATCAGCACCACCTTTGGGTTCTGGGACTGGGTGGGCGGGCGCTATTCGGTGTGGTCGGCCATCGGCCTGCCGGTGGCGATTGCCATCGGCGCGGCGCATTTCCGCGACTTTCTGGCCGGTGCCGAGGCCATGGACGAACACTTCCGCACCGCGCCGCTGGAGCAAAATTTGCCCATGCGCCTGGGTCTGCTGGACGTGTGGTACCGCAACTTCCACGGCTTCACCAGCCGCAGCATCGCCCCGTACCACAGCGCCCTGCGCCGCTTGCCCGCCTACCTGCAGCAGCTGGACATGGAAAGCAACGGCAAGCAGGTGGACATGCAGGGCCAGAAGCTGCCGTTTGGCACCTCCTGCGTGCTCTGGGGCGAGCCTGGCACCAATGGCCAGCACGCCTATTTCCAGATGCTGCACCAGGGCACCGATGTGGTGCCGGTCGAGTTCATCGCGGTCAAGAAGGCCCGCCACAGCCTGCCCGGCCACCACAACACCCTGCTGTCCAACGTGGTTGCCCAGGCCCAGGCGCTGATGGTCGGCAAAGTGGATGCAGGCGGCCACCGCAACTTCCCCGGCAACCGCCCCAGCACTTTCTTGCTGCTGGACGACCTGACCCCCGCCAGCCTGGGCGCACTGATTGCGCTGCAAGAGCACCGGGTGTTTGTGAGCGGCGCGCTGTGGGGCATCAACAGCTTTGACCAGTGGGGCGTGGAGCTGGGCAAGGTGCTGGCCAAGGACATCGAGCCGCGCCTGCAGTCGGGCGATGTGTCCGGGCTGGACGGCTCGACCGCAGGGCTGTTGGCCAAGCTGCGGTCGTGA
- the tal gene encoding transaldolase produces the protein MTQLDSLKQFTTVVADTGDFKQLGVFLPTDATTNPSLILKAVQKPDYAPLLAEAVAKYKGRPLDEVCDRLIVRFGCEILSIVPGRVSTEVDARLSFDTAATVARGKRLIEMYASEGIAKERILIKVASTWEGIQAAAELERAGIRTNLTLLFSFAQAVACGQAKVQLISPFVGRIYDWYKKTAGAAWVEADMAEAKDPGVVSVTQIYNYYKRFGIQTEVMGASFRNVGQITALAGCDLLTISPDLLALLAASDAPLARALDAQAAQAMDLEEVTLDEAGFRFALNQDAMATEKLAEGIRGFVTDAIKLDKLLLAA, from the coding sequence ATGACCCAACTCGACTCCCTCAAGCAGTTCACCACCGTGGTGGCCGACACCGGCGACTTCAAGCAGTTGGGTGTGTTCTTGCCCACCGATGCCACCACCAACCCCTCGCTGATCCTCAAGGCCGTGCAAAAGCCCGACTACGCGCCGCTGCTGGCCGAGGCCGTAGCCAAGTACAAGGGCCGCCCGCTCGACGAGGTGTGCGACCGCCTGATCGTGCGCTTTGGCTGCGAGATCTTAAGCATCGTGCCGGGCCGCGTGTCCACCGAAGTCGATGCCCGCCTGAGCTTTGACACCGCCGCCACCGTGGCCCGCGGCAAGCGCCTGATCGAGATGTACGCCAGCGAAGGCATTGCCAAGGAGCGCATCCTGATCAAGGTGGCCTCTACCTGGGAAGGCATCCAGGCTGCCGCCGAATTGGAGCGCGCGGGCATCCGCACCAACCTCACGCTGCTGTTCAGCTTTGCCCAGGCTGTGGCCTGCGGCCAGGCCAAGGTGCAGCTGATCTCGCCGTTTGTGGGCCGCATCTACGACTGGTACAAAAAGACCGCCGGTGCCGCCTGGGTCGAGGCCGACATGGCCGAAGCCAAAGACCCCGGCGTGGTGTCGGTCACGCAGATCTACAACTACTACAAGCGCTTTGGCATCCAAACCGAAGTCATGGGTGCGAGCTTTCGCAACGTGGGCCAGATCACCGCGCTGGCGGGCTGCGACCTGCTGACCATCAGCCCCGACCTGCTGGCCCTGCTGGCCGCCAGCGACGCTCCACTGGCGCGCGCGCTGGATGCCCAAGCCGCCCAGGCCATGGACCTGGAAGAAGTGACGCTGGACGAAGCCGGTTTCCGCTTCGCCCTGAACCAGGATGCGATGGCTACTGAGAAGCTGGCCGAAGGCATCCGCGGCTTCGTCACCGATGCCATCAAGCTCGACAAACTGCTGCTGGCCGCTTAA